A region from the Brachyspira hampsonii genome encodes:
- the hutI gene encoding imidazolonepropionase: MLDIIIKNIGSIVTAQGDTPLYGKKQGEIKVYNNVSIGIKNGIIEYVGDSIKEKAKKTFNANGALVTSGLIDCHTHFVYGGSREDERYNIIIGHMSYSDIIKSGYGILSTVRDTRNQTENALYKKSIPILDKMLQYGTTTVEGKSGYGLTVKDEIKILKVMKKLNDNHKIDIVSTFMGGHVIPDEYKDDRGSYINLICNEMIPKISKLGIAEFCDVFCENCGLDMEETDKVLNAAQSYNLGIKVHSDQLETSGGSYLAARFNAVSAEHLIMSDDRSIDVIKNQDVIAVLLPNASFYLNMPYARARYMIDKGVPIALATDYNPGSSPSFNMQFIMKLAYIIYRLKPEEILNAVTINAACAINRGKEIGSIEAGKKADIIVWNCDNLNFLLYSMDNNLCSMVFKSGELVYHN; the protein is encoded by the coding sequence ATGTTAGACATCATTATCAAAAATATAGGCTCTATTGTAACAGCACAAGGAGATACCCCCTTATACGGTAAGAAACAAGGGGAGATAAAAGTATATAATAATGTTTCTATAGGCATAAAGAATGGGATAATAGAGTATGTTGGCGATTCTATTAAAGAAAAAGCTAAAAAAACATTTAATGCTAACGGAGCATTAGTTACTTCTGGTCTGATTGATTGTCATACCCATTTTGTATACGGCGGTTCAAGAGAAGATGAGAGATATAATATAATCATAGGTCATATGAGCTATTCTGATATAATAAAATCAGGTTACGGAATATTATCTACAGTTAGAGATACTAGAAATCAAACAGAAAATGCACTTTATAAGAAATCAATACCAATATTAGATAAGATGCTTCAATATGGAACTACCACAGTAGAGGGGAAAAGCGGCTATGGGTTAACGGTTAAAGATGAAATAAAGATATTAAAAGTTATGAAAAAACTTAATGATAATCATAAAATAGATATAGTAAGTACATTTATGGGAGGGCATGTAATACCAGATGAATATAAAGATGACAGAGGTTCTTATATAAATTTAATATGTAATGAGATGATTCCTAAAATATCAAAGTTAGGAATAGCAGAATTTTGCGATGTGTTTTGTGAAAACTGCGGACTTGATATGGAGGAAACAGATAAGGTTCTTAATGCTGCTCAGTCATATAATCTAGGTATTAAAGTTCATTCGGATCAATTAGAAACAAGCGGAGGTTCATATTTAGCAGCTAGATTTAATGCTGTAAGTGCCGAACATTTGATTATGTCTGATGACAGATCCATAGATGTTATAAAAAATCAGGATGTAATAGCTGTTCTTTTGCCAAATGCTTCTTTTTATTTGAATATGCCTTATGCAAGAGCTAGATATATGATAGATAAAGGAGTTCCTATAGCATTAGCTACAGATTATAATCCGGGTTCTAGTCCTTCTTTTAATATGCAGTTTATAATGAAGCTTGCATATATTATATACAGGCTTAAACCAGAAGAAATACTGAATGCAGTTACAATAAATGCAGCATGTGCTATCAATAGGGGTAAAGAAATAGGAAGTATAGAGGCAGGTAAAAAGGCTGATATTATAGTATGGAATTGCGATAACCTTAATTTTTTACTTTATAGTATGGATAATAATTTATGCAGTATGGTTTTTAAGTCTGGAGAACTTGTATATCATAATTAA
- a CDS encoding sulfite exporter TauE/SafE family protein has translation MIVFFLIVSLSASVIGAICGIGGGIIIKPVLDSLNVLEVSKISFLSSCTVLSMSLYTFVVSKIKHDSLVDSKVATPLALGGIIGGIFGKMLFSYLIAFFNSENIAGIFQSSILILLTFFTLVFTVKNMGDKKIKSMHIQNIFLCVIIGLVLGLLSSFLGIGGGPFNIAFLYFFFSMDSKIAAQNSLYIILFSQISNVFISVADGDASKVNLNYLLVMIIGGICGGILGRFVNKKINSKIVDKLFLILLLIIILITSYNLYNFSVNI, from the coding sequence ATGATAGTGTTTTTTTTGATTGTAAGTTTATCAGCATCTGTAATAGGTGCTATATGCGGAATAGGCGGAGGAATTATAATAAAGCCTGTTCTTGATTCTTTGAATGTGCTTGAAGTAAGTAAAATAAGTTTTTTATCATCTTGTACTGTTTTATCTATGAGTTTATATACATTTGTTGTATCTAAGATAAAACATGATAGTCTTGTTGATTCTAAGGTAGCAACTCCTTTGGCTTTGGGAGGAATTATAGGCGGTATATTTGGAAAGATGCTTTTTTCATATCTTATAGCATTTTTTAATAGTGAAAATATAGCAGGTATTTTTCAATCATCTATTTTGATACTATTAACATTTTTTACTTTAGTATTTACAGTAAAAAATATGGGTGATAAAAAAATAAAATCTATGCATATACAAAATATATTTTTATGCGTAATAATAGGCTTAGTTCTTGGGCTTTTATCATCATTTTTAGGTATAGGCGGAGGTCCTTTTAATATAGCTTTTCTATATTTTTTCTTTAGTATGGATTCTAAAATTGCTGCTCAAAATTCTTTATATATTATATTATTTTCTCAAATTTCAAATGTATTTATAAGTGTTGCTGACGGAGATGCTTCAAAGGTTAATCTTAATTATTTATTAGTAATGATTATAGGCGGAATATGCGGCGGTATATTGGGAAGATTTGTAAATAAAAAAATTAATTCTAAAATAGTTGATAAGTTATTTCTTATTTTATTATTAATTATTATATTAATAACATCTTACAATCTATATAACTTCTCTGTTAATATATAG
- a CDS encoding phosphatase, translated as MNIIADLHTHTLVSEHAYSTVDEMLNSAKDKGFLALAITDHGPASSDGAKLVHFKAMHSLPNYINGVRLLRGCEANIVDYSGKVDLSENVLAYLDFVIASYHEDSIQPLNKKEHTNGYAEIIKNPHIDCLGHIGNPKFEFDIEYIVKLCKEYNKLIEINSSSFTVRKGSSPICREVALTCKKYETNIVVTSDAHSKYKVGDFKDSIELLISIDFPKHLILNTDYDKLTEYLGIEK; from the coding sequence ATGAATATAATAGCTGATTTACATACTCATACTTTAGTAAGCGAGCATGCTTATAGCACAGTTGATGAAATGTTAAACTCAGCTAAAGATAAAGGATTTTTAGCTTTAGCTATTACAGATCATGGTCCTGCTTCCAGTGACGGAGCCAAATTAGTTCATTTTAAAGCTATGCATAGTTTGCCTAATTATATTAATGGTGTAAGACTTCTTAGGGGCTGCGAGGCTAATATAGTAGATTACAGCGGAAAAGTAGATCTAAGTGAAAATGTATTAGCATATTTAGATTTTGTTATAGCTTCTTATCATGAGGATTCTATACAGCCTTTGAATAAAAAAGAACATACAAATGGATATGCTGAAATTATAAAAAATCCTCATATTGATTGTTTAGGTCATATTGGAAATCCTAAATTTGAATTTGATATTGAATATATAGTGAAATTATGCAAAGAATATAATAAATTAATAGAAATTAATTCATCATCTTTTACTGTCAGGAAAGGAAGCAGTCCTATATGCCGTGAAGTTGCTTTAACTTGTAAAAAATATGAAACTAATATTGTAGTAACTTCTGATGCTCATTCAAAGTACAAAGTAGGAGATTTTAAAGATTCAATTGAATTATTGATATCAATAGATTTTCCAAAGCATCTTATACTTAATACAGATTATGATAAATTGACAGAATATCTTGGTATAGAAAAATGA
- a CDS encoding AAA family ATPase → MSKNIVITISREFGSGGRYIGEMVAKDLNIPFYDKAIIEMASDKTGFSPEYIKENEQKLTGASLFNFAIAGSYAGNMVFGNGESLQDTMFFAQSNVIKEVASKHSCVIVGRCANHILEGMDNCINVFIYSDMESKIKRAVNEYKLDSTNIEKILKERDKLRAKHYNYYTGKNWGDSRNYHVCLNSDFIGIDNTIELIEKIAKSKL, encoded by the coding sequence ATGAGTAAAAATATTGTTATAACTATAAGCAGAGAATTCGGAAGCGGCGGAAGATATATTGGAGAAATGGTTGCTAAGGATTTAAATATACCTTTTTATGATAAAGCTATAATAGAAATGGCATCAGATAAAACAGGATTTTCTCCGGAATATATTAAAGAAAATGAACAGAAATTAACAGGGGCTTCTCTTTTTAATTTTGCTATAGCGGGATCTTATGCCGGTAATATGGTATTTGGTAATGGCGAGTCTTTGCAAGACACTATGTTTTTTGCACAGAGTAATGTTATAAAAGAAGTAGCCTCTAAACATTCATGCGTTATAGTAGGAAGATGTGCAAATCATATATTGGAAGGTATGGATAATTGTATTAATGTCTTTATTTATTCTGATATGGAGAGTAAAATTAAAAGAGCAGTTAATGAATATAAATTAGACAGTACAAATATAGAAAAGATCTTAAAGGAAAGAGACAAATTAAGGGCGAAACATTATAATTACTATACAGGAAAAAATTGGGGAGATTCTAGAAATTATCATGTATGTTTAAATAGCGATTTTATAGGAATTGATAATACTATAGAATTAATAGAAAAAATAGCTAAGTCAAAATTATAA
- a CDS encoding AAA family ATPase codes for MGRIISFSSGKGGAGKTLCSVNFSAELASRGYKVLVFDIDINCSNVFILLHVKPQSKLQEYFEGSLTLKDCVIKSEYGIDVISAGVNIQRFVQFENDFNLSNLAKDLKVLAEDYDYVIIDYAAGITQPMMRFYEMSDDIILVANPEITALTDLYRLMKMIYVNNMTDKMYLIVNKVKNIDWAINLYREVKKVTAKFSLDINLVLLGPVLFDEEKVMISVQKRVPIIILYPKTPIKGGFSLAVTRYLYDIGVMKDANAREKTFSDFF; via the coding sequence ATGGGAAGAATAATATCTTTTTCTAGCGGAAAAGGCGGTGCAGGCAAAACTTTATGTTCAGTTAATTTCTCAGCAGAATTAGCTTCAAGAGGATATAAAGTTTTAGTTTTTGATATAGATATTAACTGTTCAAATGTATTTATTTTACTCCATGTAAAACCGCAGTCTAAACTGCAGGAATATTTTGAAGGCAGTCTCACATTAAAAGATTGCGTTATAAAAAGTGAATATGGTATAGATGTTATTAGTGCTGGAGTTAATATACAGAGATTTGTTCAGTTTGAGAATGATTTTAATTTGTCAAACCTTGCTAAAGATTTAAAAGTTTTAGCTGAAGATTATGATTATGTTATAATAGATTATGCAGCCGGTATTACTCAGCCTATGATGCGTTTCTATGAAATGTCAGATGATATAATACTTGTTGCCAATCCGGAAATTACAGCATTGACAGATCTTTACAGGCTTATGAAAATGATTTATGTCAATAATATGACAGATAAGATGTATTTGATAGTAAATAAAGTAAAAAATATAGATTGGGCTATTAATTTATACAGAGAAGTTAAGAAGGTAACGGCAAAATTTTCTCTTGATATTAATTTGGTTCTTTTAGGACCTGTACTATTTGATGAAGAAAAGGTTATGATATCTGTTCAAAAAAGAGTACCTATAATAATATTATATCCTAAAACTCCTATAAAAGGCGGTTTTTCATTGGCAGTTACTAGATATTTATACGATATAGGCGTAATGAAAGATGCAAATGCAAGAGAAAAAACTTTCTCTGATTTCTTCTGA
- a CDS encoding radical SAM protein, whose amino-acid sequence MNYNEKHLKKIDEALEKAELLYDKCICCGHICNVNRNKNKIGRCRIFEDTNHIKTASHTLHFGEEPMLVGKGGSGTVFFSSCNLGCVFCQNYQISSEGVGDIIDAETLSDYFLDLERQGAENINLVSATHVIYPVLKGLKIALEKGLNLPIVYNTNGYDTKELLDCLDGIVDIYLPDLKYVFDDKAFKYSKAENYFSIAINAIEIMKKQSGDLVVNEKGIAESGIIIRHLILPNNESDSYDVLIELKERGFLNTAISLMSQYNPKFKACNFENINRKLYKKEYDDLVDYALDLGFENLFIQEMESSDNYNPDFTKEKPFQMQ is encoded by the coding sequence GTGAACTATAATGAAAAACATTTAAAAAAAATAGATGAAGCCCTAGAAAAAGCAGAACTTCTTTATGATAAATGTATTTGCTGCGGACATATATGCAATGTTAATCGCAATAAAAATAAAATAGGCAGATGCAGAATTTTTGAAGATACCAATCATATAAAAACTGCATCTCATACTTTGCATTTCGGAGAAGAGCCTATGCTTGTAGGCAAAGGCGGAAGCGGTACAGTATTTTTTTCTAGCTGTAATTTAGGCTGCGTATTCTGTCAGAATTATCAAATAAGTTCTGAGGGAGTAGGGGATATAATTGATGCTGAAACTTTGTCAGATTATTTTTTGGATTTAGAAAGACAAGGTGCTGAAAATATTAATCTGGTGAGTGCGACGCATGTTATTTATCCTGTATTAAAAGGTTTAAAAATAGCTTTAGAAAAAGGGCTTAATCTTCCTATAGTTTATAATACCAATGGTTATGATACTAAGGAGTTATTGGATTGTTTAGACGGTATTGTAGATATATATTTACCTGATTTAAAATATGTATTCGATGATAAGGCTTTTAAATATTCTAAAGCTGAAAATTATTTTAGCATTGCAATAAATGCAATAGAAATAATGAAAAAGCAAAGCGGCGATTTAGTTGTTAATGAAAAAGGCATTGCTGAAAGCGGGATAATAATAAGGCATTTAATACTTCCGAATAATGAGTCTGATTCTTATGATGTATTAATAGAACTTAAGGAGAGAGGTTTTTTAAATACGGCTATATCTTTGATGTCGCAGTATAATCCAAAATTTAAGGCTTGTAATTTTGAAAATATAAATAGAAAGCTGTATAAAAAAGAGTATGATGATTTAGTTGATTATGCTTTGGATTTAGGATTTGAAAATTTATTTATTCAGGAAATGGAAAGCTCTGATAATTATAATCCTGATTTTACTAAAGAAAAACCTTTTCAGATGCAGTGA
- a CDS encoding M20 metallopeptidase family protein, whose protein sequence is MDYKKLNDIIVSMRRDLHQIPEVGTDLPQTKNYVTNKLKELGLSYKESSLDSGLVCDIGSGDNIAAIRADMDALPIQEETGFEYASKNGNMHACGHDVHTACLLGAAHYLKENESRLKGTVRLVFQAAEELAVGAHNMLNSGLLNGVKAIVGTHIGTLSADTPSGEFILKEGPLMASNDRIFIKVIGKGAHGAYPHLSIDPILTASQIVQGIYNIKSREILATEPVIISICMMHGGTQYNVIPTEVNIEGTFRTFSEENRAFITERIKEVAESIAAANRAKAEVVIKRRGAPVVNNAKIYEQLNEVCNELGFKKASHYSLSMAGEDFADYLEKIDGAFILFSTMTEKNIAHHNSKFEVDESKLYQPPVLMSEWAIKYLENNK, encoded by the coding sequence ATGGATTACAAAAAATTAAATGATATTATAGTTTCTATGAGAAGAGATCTGCATCAAATTCCTGAAGTTGGAACAGATCTTCCTCAAACAAAAAATTATGTTACAAATAAATTAAAAGAATTAGGACTTTCCTATAAAGAATCTTCACTTGACAGCGGATTAGTATGCGATATAGGAAGCGGTGATAATATTGCAGCTATAAGAGCAGATATGGATGCTTTACCCATACAGGAAGAAACAGGATTTGAATATGCTTCTAAAAATGGGAACATGCATGCATGCGGACATGATGTACATACTGCTTGTCTTTTAGGTGCTGCACATTATTTAAAAGAAAATGAATCAAGATTGAAAGGTACTGTAAGATTAGTATTTCAGGCTGCAGAAGAATTGGCAGTAGGTGCACATAATATGCTTAATTCAGGTTTACTGAATGGAGTTAAAGCTATAGTTGGTACTCATATAGGTACTTTGTCTGCAGATACTCCAAGCGGAGAGTTTATATTGAAAGAAGGTCCTTTAATGGCTTCTAATGACAGGATATTTATTAAAGTTATAGGAAAAGGTGCACATGGAGCATATCCTCATCTTTCTATTGATCCCATTCTTACAGCAAGTCAGATAGTGCAGGGTATTTATAATATAAAAAGCAGAGAAATACTTGCAACAGAGCCTGTAATAATATCTATATGTATGATGCATGGCGGAACACAATATAATGTAATACCTACTGAAGTAAATATTGAAGGCACTTTCAGAACTTTCAGCGAAGAAAATAGAGCATTCATAACAGAAAGAATAAAAGAGGTTGCAGAATCTATTGCAGCAGCCAACAGAGCTAAAGCTGAAGTTGTGATAAAAAGAAGGGGAGCACCTGTTGTTAATAATGCTAAAATATACGAGCAGTTAAATGAAGTTTGTAATGAACTTGGATTTAAAAAGGCATCTCATTATAGTTTATCTATGGCTGGTGAAGATTTTGCTGATTATTTGGAGAAGATTGACGGAGCTTTTATATTATTTTCTACTATGACAGAAAAGAATATAGCTCATCATAATAGTAAATTTGAAGTAGATGAGTCAAAATTATATCAGCCTCCTGTTTTGATGAGTGAATGGGCTATTAAATATTTAGAAAATAATAAATGA
- a CDS encoding tetratricopeptide repeat protein, producing MLKDRIENMFIQARFYFNLEKYSSALRIYLKIISYFENNNEELDKNYTDRYFARSCYKTALTLYYLNRYEEAIDYYTKAIEINPLYEKAFINKGIILAKLMAFDEALYSFNMALEIDDKSEISYFNIGIIYSKLERYEDALFYFNKALELGYDYAYLNVAMVLEKLGRIDEAFNIYDIAFEINKSLEVLYLNKAALLINTGRYKEAIECLDKALSILDENNSKGDTIIKNKDYIEYIEIGIMGNDTIYDRIYFLKSEALIGLEQYDYALTIILNIKDSKSINIFGIISRFIEYIGIEKIIDIVLHENSFWTEEKEEYFNFIVRNIKDTPKLKRLWILQYIFLYLVSVKDDDKINEISHYTSIEVFDDMAFDKRYDKSDNSKYNTYLKKNKLRMTSIKNANDPKEGKILMQLLRNNKLNSKYGSINNFIALQTSFSRCKDSLTMYRLYGKSDNKEGTGCCLVFDKSFFDTSFNNLNSSIVFSFSYDKNNYSNIEFYNEQTLPLYFVLYYNSKNNEIIFNPCESDYDNIIIDLNNEYNVWSCDKKVYEKLKNNIGYIFNSIFKIIKDFNSEELSLSYQLLMNIQYLIKDSSFIEEQEMRIIQLVEYGSNPLHIDDKMKRSYKNYLYIFDNKSLKEVILAPKVEDADFLVEKFNDRLAKATSIYNSKNMKNKYKVNVYISNSPIS from the coding sequence ATGCTGAAAGATAGAATAGAGAATATGTTTATTCAGGCTAGATTTTATTTTAATTTAGAGAAATATTCTTCAGCACTTAGAATATATTTAAAAATTATAAGTTATTTTGAAAATAATAATGAAGAGCTTGATAAAAATTATACAGACAGATATTTTGCAAGAAGCTGTTATAAAACTGCATTAACATTATATTATTTAAATAGATATGAGGAAGCAATAGACTATTACACTAAAGCTATAGAAATTAATCCCTTATACGAGAAGGCTTTTATCAATAAAGGTATAATACTTGCAAAGTTAATGGCATTTGATGAGGCTTTATACTCATTTAATATGGCATTAGAAATAGATGATAAATCTGAGATATCTTATTTTAATATAGGAATCATATATTCAAAGTTAGAGCGGTATGAAGATGCATTATTTTATTTTAATAAGGCTTTAGAGCTTGGATATGATTATGCTTATTTAAATGTTGCTATGGTTTTAGAAAAACTTGGAAGAATAGATGAGGCATTCAATATTTATGATATAGCTTTTGAAATAAATAAATCTTTGGAAGTGTTATATTTAAATAAAGCAGCTTTGCTTATAAATACAGGAAGATATAAAGAAGCTATAGAATGTCTTGATAAGGCACTTTCTATTTTAGATGAAAATAATTCAAAAGGCGATACTATTATAAAAAATAAAGATTATATAGAGTATATAGAAATAGGCATTATGGGAAATGATACTATATATGACAGAATATATTTTTTGAAATCTGAGGCCCTTATAGGTTTAGAGCAGTATGATTATGCTTTAACTATTATATTAAATATCAAAGATTCTAAAAGTATTAATATATTCGGTATTATATCAAGGTTTATAGAATATATAGGCATAGAAAAAATTATTGATATAGTATTGCATGAAAATAGTTTTTGGACTGAAGAAAAAGAAGAGTATTTTAATTTTATAGTAAGGAATATTAAAGATACACCAAAGTTAAAAAGGCTTTGGATACTGCAGTATATATTTTTATATTTAGTTTCTGTAAAAGATGATGATAAAATTAATGAGATATCCCATTATACAAGCATAGAAGTTTTCGATGACATGGCTTTTGATAAGAGATACGATAAATCAGATAATTCAAAATACAATACATACTTAAAGAAAAATAAACTTAGAATGACAAGCATAAAAAATGCAAATGATCCTAAAGAAGGAAAGATATTGATGCAGCTTCTTAGAAATAATAAGCTAAATTCTAAATACGGAAGCATTAATAATTTTATTGCATTACAAACATCATTCAGCAGATGCAAAGATTCTTTAACTATGTACAGACTATATGGAAAATCTGATAATAAAGAAGGTACAGGCTGCTGCTTGGTATTTGATAAATCATTTTTTGATACTTCTTTTAATAATTTAAATAGCAGCATAGTATTTTCATTTTCTTATGATAAAAATAATTATTCTAATATAGAATTCTATAATGAACAGACTTTGCCTTTATATTTTGTTTTATATTACAATTCTAAAAATAATGAAATAATATTTAATCCTTGCGAATCTGATTATGATAATATTATCATTGATTTAAATAACGAGTATAATGTTTGGAGCTGTGATAAAAAAGTTTATGAGAAATTAAAAAACAATATAGGTTATATATTCAATTCTATATTTAAAATTATAAAAGATTTTAATTCAGAAGAATTGTCATTATCATATCAGCTTCTTATGAATATTCAGTATTTAATAAAGGATTCATCTTTTATAGAAGAGCAGGAGATGCGTATAATACAGCTTGTAGAATATGGAAGTAACCCTTTGCATATAGATGATAAGATGAAACGCTCTTACAAAAATTATCTTTATATATTTGATAACAAGTCATTAAAAGAAGTGATATTAGCACCTAAAGTGGAAGATGCTGATTTTCTAGTAGAAAAATTTAATGACAGACTTGCAAAAGCTACAAGCATATATAATTCAAAGAATATGAAAAATAAATATAAAGTTAATGTTTATATATCTAATTCTCCTATATCTTGA
- the trpB gene encoding tryptophan synthase subunit beta produces MKNSNKGFFGKFGGRFVPEPLEKLLIELEEAFAHYINDKEFLSELEELRADFIGRPTPLMYAKNLSEKIGGAKIYVKLEGLANTGAHKINNSIGQALLAKKMGKKKIIAETGAGQHGLATAAACAKLGLECSIYMGEIDVKRQQPNVASMELYGANVVSVTRGGRGLKDAVDAALEDWVKDLKDTHYLLGSAVGPSPYPDIVRTFQSVIGRELDKQIQEKNLNVKAMIACVGGGSNAIGFFEPFIERENPKLIAVEAGGISMNLGENAIRMKNPYAKDVAAQGYMSKFILKENGEISETMSISAGLDYPGVGPQLAYLGESGRIEFTYATDKEAINAVKEFARNEGVIFALESAHAGAKAIEYAKQYTKDDVIIVNMSGRGDKDIFITSPIFRAEKWKEFLRNELERLEKNIDIHKF; encoded by the coding sequence ATGAAAAATAGTAATAAGGGGTTCTTCGGTAAATTCGGAGGGAGATTCGTACCAGAACCATTAGAAAAATTATTAATTGAATTGGAAGAGGCATTTGCACATTATATTAATGACAAAGAGTTTTTAAGCGAGCTTGAAGAATTAAGAGCAGATTTTATAGGAAGACCTACTCCTTTAATGTATGCTAAAAACTTGTCAGAAAAAATAGGCGGTGCTAAAATCTATGTTAAACTTGAAGGCTTAGCAAATACAGGTGCACATAAGATTAACAATTCAATAGGACAGGCACTTTTAGCCAAGAAGATGGGAAAGAAGAAGATTATAGCAGAAACGGGGGCGGGTCAGCATGGACTTGCCACAGCTGCAGCATGTGCTAAATTAGGACTTGAATGTTCTATATATATGGGCGAAATTGATGTAAAAAGACAGCAGCCCAATGTTGCCTCTATGGAATTATACGGAGCTAATGTAGTGTCGGTAACAAGAGGAGGAAGAGGACTTAAAGATGCTGTTGATGCGGCATTAGAAGATTGGGTTAAAGATTTAAAAGATACTCACTATTTGCTTGGAAGTGCAGTTGGACCTAGCCCTTACCCGGATATTGTCAGGACTTTCCAATCGGTAATAGGAAGGGAATTAGATAAACAAATACAGGAAAAGAATTTGAATGTTAAAGCTATGATAGCATGCGTTGGCGGCGGTTCTAATGCTATAGGATTTTTTGAGCCTTTTATAGAAAGAGAAAATCCAAAATTAATAGCTGTTGAAGCAGGCGGTATAAGCATGAATCTTGGAGAAAATGCCATTAGAATGAAAAACCCTTATGCAAAAGATGTAGCAGCTCAAGGGTATATGAGCAAATTTATATTAAAAGAAAACGGAGAAATATCAGAAACTATGTCTATATCTGCTGGTTTGGACTATCCCGGTGTAGGTCCTCAGCTTGCATATTTGGGAGAATCTGGAAGAATAGAGTTTACTTATGCTACTGATAAAGAAGCAATTAATGCTGTTAAAGAGTTTGCTAGAAATGAAGGAGTAATATTTGCATTAGAAAGTGCCCATGCAGGTGCTAAAGCTATAGAATATGCTAAACAATACACAAAAGATGATGTAATTATAGTTAATATGTCCGGAAGAGGAGATAAAGATATATTCATAACTTCTCCTATATTCAGAGCAGAAAAATGGAAAGAATTCTTAAGAAATGAATTAGAGAGATTAGAAAAAAACATAGATATTCACAAATTTTAA